The genomic region GCGGTCTCTTCGCCGCAGATGTAGGCGCCGGCGCCGCAGTGCAGCGTGACGTCGATCGACACCCCCGACCCCATCACGTCGGCGCCCGCGATGCCCGCCTCGTAGACCTCCTCGACGGCGCGCGCCAGGATCTGCGTGGGCTCGAAGAACTCGCCGCGGATGTACACGTAGACGTGCTCGGCGCGGATGGCGAAGGCGCCGATGAGCGCACCCTCCAGCAACTGGTGCGGGGTCCAGCGGATCAGCTCGCGGTCCTTGAACGCGCCCGGCTCGGACTCGTCGGCGTTGATCAGCAGGTAGTGCGTCCCGCTCTTCTCGCGCGGCATGAAGCTCCACTTCACGCCGGTCGGGAAGCCCGCGCCTCCCCTGCCCCGCAGGCCGCTGGACTTGACCGTGTCGATGACCTCCGCGGGTCCCAGCTCGAGCGCCTTCGCGAGCGCCCGGTAGCCGCCCTGCTCGCGCCAGCCCTCCAGCGTACGCGCGCGCGGGTCGCCGAAGCGTTCGCTCAGGACGCGCGTCTCGGAAGGGTGGCGGTACGGGTAGGCCATTACGCGTCGCCCCCATCGTCCGACGGCGTTTCCGCGGAAACGTGCCCCGATCCGCCAGCGCCCGTCGGCCGCGCCCCGTTGCCCTGCGGCGTGCTCAGCCCCTCGGCCTCGAGCCGCTCCAGGATCGCCGGCACGTCTTCGTCCGCCACGCCCTCGAAGTAGCGGTTGTTGACCTGGACGACGGTCGGAAAACCGCACGCGCCCAGGCACTCGGCCTCGATCACGGTGAACAGCCCGTCGTCGCTCACCTCGCCCGGCGCCGCCCCCGTCTCGGCCAGGAAGCGCGCCGCCACGTCGTCCGCGCCGCACAGGTTGCAGCTCACGTTGGTGCACACCTGGATCAGGTATTTCCCGACCGGGCGCCGGTTGTACATCGTGTAGAAGGTCGCCACCCCGCGCACCGTGGCGGGCGCCAGCTCCAGCAGCTCGCCCACGCGGTCCATGGTCCCGGGCGATACGTGCCCGCGCACCTCCTGCGCCAGACTCAGCACCGGCAGCAGCGCGCCGCG from Gemmatimonadota bacterium harbors:
- a CDS encoding NAD(P)H-dependent oxidoreductase subunit E; translation: RGALLPVLSLAQEVRGHVSPGTMDRVGELLELAPATVRGVATFYTMYNRRPVGKYLIQVCTNVSCNLCGADDVAARFLAETGAAPGEVSDDGLFTVIEAECLGACGFPTVVQVNNRYFEGVADEDVPAILERLEAEGLSTPQGNGARPTGAGGSGHVSAETPSDDGGDA